In one Lolium rigidum isolate FL_2022 chromosome 3, APGP_CSIRO_Lrig_0.1, whole genome shotgun sequence genomic region, the following are encoded:
- the LOC124699888 gene encoding E3 ubiquitin-protein ligase SINA-like 7 yields the protein MDGSSSNKRTVEALPEVERSTKRLNVSIGVETLDCPICFEPLRPPIFQCSIGHCICSSCRGKQTNKKCHLCSVETSFKRCFGMEHVVQSVIVPCYNAEYGCTEKVTYYQKEEHEKACQNAPCFCPESGCGFDGPIQVLLDHFTTEHKCPLTVVPDSARTSLRLQLGLNVLQFTETSYFFLLSMALEPFGHAISVVCVQPNVIEPKFSCTMDYNCMTTGYCESTSCHIRSSSLSDGLPTEYDLIIPKGKISDDREGIMLTTTIHQPLRLSRSRLRGKDATPALETDDEDNVPLPLSVNRSHLQGNGPESNLPQWFSSDDDDDDDI from the exons ATGGATGGCAGTAGCTCCAACAAGAGAACGGTTGAAGCTCTGCCAGAGGTAGAGCGGAGCACCAAGAGGCTTAATGTCAGCATTGGAGTGGAGACCCTTGATTGCCCCATCTGCTTTGAGCCCTTAAGGCCCCCGATATTCCAG TGCTCTATCGGTCATTGCATATGCTCGTCTTGCcgtggcaagcagaccaacaagaaGTGTCACTTATGCTCTGTCGAAACTTCCTTCAAGCGATGCTTTGGGATGGAACATGTTGTCCAGTCAGTCATAGTTCCTTGCTACAATGCCGAGTACGGATGCACCGAGAAGGTGACCTACTACCAGAAAGAAGAACACGAGAAGGCATGCCAGAATGCCCCATGCTTCTGCCCAGAGTCTGGTTGTGGCTTCGATGGACCAATACAGGTGCTCCTGGACCATTTCACCACCGAGCACAAGTGTCCATTGACAGTCGTCCCAGACTCTGCCAGAACATCTCTCCGTTTACAACTGGGCTTAAATGTTCTGCAATTCACCGAGACCAGCTACTTTTTCTTGCTCAGCATGGCATTAGAGCCTTTTGGACATGCCATCTCAGTCGTCTGCGTCCAACCAAATGTTATAGAACCCAAATTCTCATGTACTATGGACTACAACTGCATGACAACCGGCTATTGTGAAAGTACAAGTTGCCACATCAGAAGCTCTTCGCTCTCTGATGGGCTACCGACAGAGTATGATTTGATAATTCCCAAGGGAAAGATTTCTGATGATCGAGAAGGCATCATGCTCACAACCACCATTCATCAACCTTTGAGACTCAGCAGATCCCGTCTTCGAGGAAAGGATGCGACTCCTGCTCTTGAGACTGATGATGAGGATAATGTACCTTTACCTTTAAGTGTGAACAGATCCCATCTCCAAGGAAATGGCCCAGAATCTAATCTTCCACAATGGTTCTCttctgacgacgacgatgatgatgatataTAA
- the LOC124696874 gene encoding fasciclin-like arabinogalactan protein 2 yields MAASCLLGLLLIACVVTAGGDDGATLPHLQLPGTLDPSRGHASDAPTPQGQLTDILSRSGCGRFAALVAATPNVSDVFQQRLVEGGGGLTLFCPDDKAIAAFEPTFRALGDSDRVAVLLHHGAAGLYGPVRLAGFAWVGVPTLAVADAVTNEMQTVLVRDCCDRMGLCVSSMWPRAGKATVTKTVSSEEPPLVLYVVDAVLLRDLEKLDGGEEKAAAQGAGGYLGWLQWQYCGNLPGLALWWIGSGVAGSLIGTWMVRRGI; encoded by the coding sequence ATGGCGGCATCCTGTCTGCTTGGCCTTCTGCTCATCGCGTGCGTAGTcaccgccggcggcgacgacggggcgaCCCTTCcccacctccagcttccgggcacCCTCGACCCGAGCCGTGGACACGCGTCCGACGCGCCGACGCCGCAGGGGCAGCTCACGGACATCCTGTCCAGGAGCGGCTGCGGGAGGTTCGCGGCCCTCGTCGCCGCGACGCCCAACGTCAGCGACGTCTTCCAGCAGCGCCTCGTAGAGGGTGGCGGAGGGCTCACCCTTTTCTGCCCCGACGACAAGGCCATCGCCGCCTTCGAGCCGACATTCCGAGCCCTCGGTGACAGCGACCGGGTCGCCGTGCTGCTGCACCACGGCGCCGCAGGGCTCTACGGCCCGGTGCGGCTCGCCGGCTTCGCGTGGGTGGGCGTGCCCACGCTGGCCGTCGCCGACGCGGTCACCAACGAGATGCAGACCGTCCTCGTCCGCGACTGCTGCGACAGGATGGGGCTGTGCGTGTCGTCAATGTGGCCACGGGCCGGCAAGGCCACGGTTACGAAGACGGTCTCCTCGGAGGAGCCCCCCCTCGTCCTTTACGTCGTGGACGCCGTGCTGCTGCGAGATCTTGAGAAGCTGGATGGAggagaggagaaggcggcggcgcaaggtGCCGGTGGGTACCTTGGTTGGCTGCAATGGCAGTACTGCGGCAACCTGCCCGGGTTGGCGCTGTGGTGGATCGGATCGGGCGTCGCGGGCTCCCTGATCGGAACATGGATGGTTAGACGCGGGATCTAG